The genomic interval AAGGATCGACGAAGTGTTGCAGGCCTGAGGACTGTTCGCCACCCGCATCAACCGGAGGGTTCGTCAAATGACAGCGCAAACCGAAGCCGATTCCATACCGCCAGAGCAAGACAAGGCCGAATTCGAACGGGTCCTGCAGGATGAGCTGAATCTCCTGGGTGAACTGCGGGACGGCGAGCCGGGTGCGGAGCGGGGTGCCCCAGCCGATTCGGTCTACCAGCGCGCGCGTGCAATGAACCTCGCGGGGCTGGCCTTTTCCGGGGGCGGCATACGCAGCGCGACGTTCAATCTCGGCGTCATCCAGGCCCTCTCCCGCTTCGGCTTGCTATCGAAATTCGACTACCTCTCTACCGTGTCAGGCGGCGGTTACATCGGCGGCTGGCTTTCGGCCTTGTTGCATCGCAAGGCGGCAAAGACCGAGGGCGAGGTCAGGACGGTCAGCGAGACGACCGTCGAGGCGTTCCAGGCCTGCCTGAAGACCCACCCGGACGATGACTGCATGTGCGGGCAGACCGACAAGACCGTCGGCTTCTCCCCGGTGGAAGACCTCTCGGTGCGCTATTTGCGCTGCTATAGCAACTACCTGTCGCCCAAGCTGGGCCTGTCGGGCGACATGCTGGCGGCGGCCTCGATCTTTCTGCGCAACTTCACCCTGATCCAGCTCTCCCTCATCAGCCTGGTGGCGACCGTTTTGCTCTTCGCCCATGCAGTGGCCGTGGGCTCCGATGTGTTCATAAAAGACGCGCCGTGGGTCGCTGCCATGCTCGAAAAGAGCGCCGCGTTCCTCGGTGTGGATTTGCCGCATGGGCTTGGCGCTTTGCTGGGTTCGGCCTGGCCATTCGTCGGCGGTGCGCTGGCGCTGATGTTCTCGGTCTGGTCGGCGGGCAGGCTTTTGGCGGAGCGCGGGCAGCATTACGACAAACCCGCGAGCGCCAGCCGGGCGGTAAGCGTCCGCGTCGTCCTGCCCTGCCTGGTGGCCGCATGGTGGCTTTCGGCGGCCGCAGTGGTTCGCACCAGCGAAATGCCCCTCGGCGCAGGGGGCGGAATCGGCGCGGCCTGGCCGTGGTTGCTGGCCGGCGCCGCGGGGTATCTTCTTGCCTGGTGCCTGGGTTATATCGCATCGCGGCCCGGGAAACGCGAGTCTGGTGTGGATGATGCAGACGGCGCGAATTGCGAGCACGCCTCGTGCGCTGTCCTCGCGATCGCCGCCGCGGTGGCCGGGGCCCTGCTGGGGCTGTTGCTGTTCGCGGCAGCCTGTTACGTCAAGAAATTCGCCGGCGTTGCGCCGATCGACATCTGGCACGCCGTTGCTTTCGGGCCGCCGCTGTTTCTCCTCGGACTGTCGTTTGTCGTCACGGTGCATATCGGTGCGGCCCGCCGTTCGTTCAGCGAGGATGAAAGGGAATGGTTCGCGCGGCTGGGCGGTTTTGTCCTGTTGAGTGCCGTTGGCTGGGCGCTGCTTTTTGCCCTGATTCTGTATGCGGCGCCCTTCGTGAACTGGCTCGCCGGCGGCGGGCTGGCTGCCTTGGGCGCCTGGGCCGGCGGGTCGGGGGTCGGCGCCTGGTTTGCCCGCAGTCCTGCTACCAGCGGTACGCCGGGCGGCAGCCCGTGGAAGGAGGCCGTCACGAAAATCGCGCCCTGGCTGTTCGTGGCCGGGCTGGTGGTGATCGTGGCCGATTTGACCCACGTCGCCTTGATGAAATTCCTGACTTGGGACGGTTATGTCCCGCCGCCGGTTGCGGACTTTGGCATTGCCGCCGCGAGCGCCCTGCATCAGTTGCACCAGCTGCCCCTGGACGGAACGATCTCGGTCTTGCTTGTGGTGGGAATCCTGTTCGGGTTGATCACCTGGCGCCTGGACATCAATCTGTTTTCCCTGCATGCCCTCTACTGCAACCGCCTCGCGCGCGCCTACCTAGGCGCGTCGCGTGCCAGTCAGCGAAAAGCGAACCCGTTCACGGGTTTCGATACCGCCGACGATCTGCCCTTCAGCGAACTCGCCCGTCAGCGGCCGATTCCCATCCTCAACACGGCCATCAACATGACCGGCGGCGACGACCTGGCCTGGCAGACGCGCCGGGCGGCGTCCTTTGCTTTCACGCCGTGCTGGTCCGGTTACGAGACACGCAGCAGCCAGGGCAAGCAGCTCGGCAAGTACCGCCCCACCGGGCAGTACGCCGGCGACCGAAACCTCGGTACCCTGATGGCGGTCTCGGGCGCTGCCGCCAGCCCCAACATGGGTTATCACACCTCGGCAGCCGTCGCTGCCCTGATGACCGCCTTCAACCTGAGGCTCGGCCGCTGGTGCGGCAATCCCGACCCGGATGTCGATCCGGAGGTGTGGAAGGAGGTCAGCCCGGCGTTCGCCGCGAAGCCCATCTTCGCGGAACTCACCGGTTCAGCCACGGCCCGTGCCGACTGGGTCAACCTGACCGATGGCGGCCACTTCGAGAATCTGGGCGTGTACGAACTCGTCCGCCGGCGCTGCCGGCTCATCGTCGTGACCGACGCCGGTTGCGACCCGGACTACGAATTCGAAGACCTGGCGAACCTGCTGCGCAAATGCTGGACCGATCTGGGTGTGAACATCCGTTTCGACGAGTTCGAGCCCATGCACCTCCAGGCGAACAGCCGATACTGCGGCGCACACGGCGCGGTCGGCCGCATCCAGTATTACGACGGCGCCCCCGACGGCGCGCTCATTTATCTCAAGAGTTCCCTGATGGGCGACGAGTGGCCGGATATCCGCCAATACGCCGACACCCACGAGGCCTTTCCGCATGAGGCCACGGCGGACCAGTTCTTCGACGAGAACCAGTTCGAGGCCTACCGGCACCTGGGCTACAAGGTTGTGGCCAAGATGAATCGGGCGTTGAAGGCAATCTTCGGCAAGGAACTTCAGGAACTCTCGATTGACGAGTGGGTGACGAAAGTAGTACCGATGAAGTAGTGGTGCGGCCTTCCGGACTTTTGCCTTGAACTGATGACACCTGACGTTTTTCAAGTTGATTGCAGCGAGTTCCGCTACTATTGGAGCTAAGCCCAAATTCGCGCCGCCGAAGGGGTGGGCGTTCCATGAATAATCCGTTTATTCATCTCGACAAGGAAAATTTGCATGAAAAAAATAGGCACTTTGATCGCTGCAATGTCCCTAGGGTTCACGCTAGGTGCTCATGCGGCGGAGCCAACAACTGCTGTGGCGGAAACCAAGGAAGTAAAGACGCCTTCCGGGATCGTAATCACCACATTGAAAGAGGGAACCGGTGATAGTCCGAAATCAACGGATACGGTCAAGGTTCATTATCGGGGAACACTTACCGACGGGAAGGAGTTCGACAGCTCCTACAAAAGAGGCCAGCCGGCCCGTTTCCCCCTGAACCGGGTTATTCCCTGCTGGACCGAAGGCGTTCAAACGATGAAAGTCGGCGGCAAGGCAAAACTGGCTTGTCCCAGCAATCTGGCCTACGGCCCTCGCGGTGTCCCCGGAACCATACCCCCCGATGCCCCGCTGGTTTTTGAAGTCGAGTTGCTCGAAATCGTGAGGTAGTCAGTCCGGGTATGCCATTACGCCCAATTCGCCAGGATTAACGGCGCTTCGATCCGTTCATAGTGGCGGCTATTGTTTGTGACCAGTACTGACCCGGCAGATAACGAGTGAGCAGCGATCATCATGTCCAGTTCGCCGATCGGTTGTCCTGTGCTGACAAGTTGATGGCGAATCTCGGCATACCAGTCTGCTGCCTCGGCATCCCAAGGCAGGATGCGGACAATTTTAAGGAACTGGCGCACCGCCAGGTGCAGTCTATGATCGGCAGGCAGGCGTTTCAAACCGTATAGCAATTCGGCCCGCGTCATCACCGAGATGCAAACCATTGACGGCACGAGTGCCGCCAGTTTGGCTTCTATTGCGGGAGACTTCCCCTTGATAATGTAGCTTGCCGTGTCAGTATCCAGCATGTGCAACATTATCGATTCGCCTTGCCGTGAGGAATCTCGTCATCAAAGATGCCAGATTCTTGAGGCAACGCATTCATCGGACGTTCGGACATGAAGTCTGCTGGAACATCAATTTCATGCAGCAACTCAAAAAACGCGTTCCAAGTCTTGGCGCCAGGCCGATTCGAAAGAACAACATCCCCTGTTGCATCGTCTCGAGTGACATACACCTCATTACCTTCAAAGCGGAATTCAATCGGAAGGCGAACCGCCTGACTGGCCCCGTTCTTGAATAGTTTCGCAATGCGTGTCTCTATCATCATGACGCTCCCGGTAGTGTCGAGTAGTATATGCTGCAATATATACTTTTTGCCGGGTAGTGTCTAATTCCCCTCAGCAAATAATGAATGGCGATAATCCTGCCTGCTTAAACTAAATGGCGTAAATAGCTGACGAATGGATTTCATTTGCTGACCGTAAACGATTAGCACGACCGGTTACTGGAATATACGGATGGTTATTCCCGGCAGGTTGTAATAGATTGGAAAAACTTCTGTGCGTCGCCATCGATGGTGATTTTATGAATGGGCGGCGTTGATTCGCCCGGGTTTACTGACTGGCTTGGACTAGCTGCAAGATATTTACCCTCATAGGAGCCAACGATATGAGCAAGACAACTACCCGATCAAACAACCCGGATTTCGCCAGCCTGGTTCCCAACGTAACCTTCACCCGCCGCGCTTTCGTCATTACTATGCTGGGCGCGGGTTTCGCGCTCGCCACCCAGCCGGTCATGGCCGAGACCGTTATCAAGACCAGCGCCGAGGGCCTCGTCGCGGGAGAAATCAAGGTTCCCGTCAGCGACGGCGAAATGGTCGCTTATCGGGCTCAACCTGACAAAGGCGACAATTTTTCAGTCATCCTGGTGGTTTCCGAGATATTCGGCGTCCACGAGCATATCGCCGATATTTGCCGGCGCCTGGCCAAACTCGGCTATATGGCCATCGCTCCGGAACTGTTCGCGCGCTACGGCGACCCGCGCAAGATCAGCGGCATTCAGGACATCCTCGCCAACATCGTCTCCAAAGTGCCGGACGCCCAGGTCATGAGCGACCTCGATGCCTGCGAAGCATGGGCAAAGGACCATGGCGGGGATATGCATCGCCTTGCCATAACCGGCTTCTGCTGGGGTGGACGCATCACCTGGCTCTACGCCGCCCACAACCCGAACCTCAAGGCTGCCGTGGCCTGGTACGGCCGGCTTGGCGGAGTGGTAAGCGAGCTTACGCCGAGACAACCGCTCGACCTGGCCGCGCAACTGAAAGCGCCGGTACTCGGGCTATATGGCGGCCAGGATCAGGGCATACCGCTGGACGATGTGGAAGCCATGCGTGCCGCCATCAGGAAGGCCGGCGGAAAGTCGGAGATTCATGTCTATCCTGACGCGCCCCACGCCTTCAATGCCGATTATCGGCCCAGCTACCGCAAGGACGCCGCGGAAGACGGATGGAAACGCATGCAGGCGTGGCTGAAAAAGAACGGGATGTGATTCCTCCACACCCATTATTTTTCCTCGGACTCTCCATATTTCAGCTGGCTACGCCTGTAGCTGCTTGTCCACAATCTCGAACACGTCACGCGACAGGCCAGCATGGTTGCGCAGACTTTCCAGGGCGGCACTCGCATGTGCCTGGCGGCCGGCATCGAATTTTCTCCATCGGTCGAAACAGCGGGCGATCCGGGACGCGACCTGCGGATTGACGGCATCCAGCTTAAGTGTCTGCTCGGCAAGGAAGCGGTAACCGCTGCCGTCGGCAGCATGAAAATGCACGTGGTTGCTGCCGAAAGCGCGCAGCAGCGCATAGACCTTGTTCGGGTTGCGCAAGTCGAACGCGGGATGCTCGACCAGCCGCCTGACCTCGTTCAGAACACTGGCGCGACGACTGGTGGCCTGGACCTGTAGCCACTTGTCGACAACCAGCGCCTCGCCTTGCCAGCGTTGATAGAACGCATCCAGTGCCTGCTGTCGTTCCTCGCCTGCGCTCTGCGCCAGGACCGAAAGACTGGCGAACTGGTCGGTCATGTTGTCGGTGCTATCGAACTGTTGCAGCGCCAGCACACGGCTGGACGGGCTGTCCGCTTCGCACAGATACCCCAGGCAGACGTTGCGCAGGGCACGGCGGCCGACATCGACCAGGTCGGGGCTGTAGCCATCCGTCGGCGCAAGACGCGCGTAGCAAGCCCGGAATTCCGCGCCGAGCTGCTCCGCGAGGAAGCGGCGCAAGCCGTTGCGCGCTGCGTGCAGGGCACCGGGGTCGACCACCTCGAGTTGTTCGGCCAGCGTCGCTTCGCCCGGCAACGACAGGGCTTCGGCGGCAAAGGCGGGGTCGGTGTCCGCATCGGCCAGCACCCGGGCCGCCGCCTGGGCGAAGCTGACTGGCCAGGTCGGCGTGCCGCCCGCGCCGAGGGCGGCGGTCGCGGCGATGATCAGGCGATTGGCCAGGCGCTGCCCCGCTTCCCAGCGGTTGAACGGATCGCTGTCATGCGCCATGAGGTGCGCGAGCTCCGCGTCGCTGTAGGCGTAATCGAGCACGACGGGGGCCGAGTAGTCGCGCAATAGCGAGGGTACGGGGTCGACCGGGACATCCTCGAAGACGAATTCCTGCGTTTCGCCGCGCAGCGACAACACGATCTGGCTGACGGGCGCGCCGGAATCGTCTCCGGCCAGACACAGGGGCAGGTCCTGCCCGTCCGGTCCGACCAGGCCGACGGCAACCGGGATATGGTAGAGCTGCTTGGCTGGCTGGCCGGGCGTGGCGGCACAGGACTGGCGCAGGCTCAGGATGTAACGGCGATTGGCGGCATCGTAGCGGCCGGTTGCGGCAACGTGCGGCGTGCCGGCCTGCTCGTACCAGCGCATGAACTGGCCGAAATCGGCGCCTGAGGCATCGGCCATGGCGGCGACGAAATCGTCGCAGGTCACCGCCTGGCCATCGTGGCGGGCGAAGTACAAGTCCATCCCGCGGCGGAAGGCATCTTTGCCGATCAGGGTCCGGATCATGCGCACCACCTCGGCGCCTTTCTGATACACGGTGGCGGTATAGAAGTTGTTGATTTCGATATACGATGCCGGCCGCACCGGGTGCGCCATCGGGCCGCTGTCCTCGGGGAACTGGGCGGCGCGCAGGCCGCGCACCTCGCGGATGCGGGCCACCGAACGATGATGCACGTCGGCGCCGAATTCCTGGTCGCGAAAGACCGTCAGTCCTTCCTTGAGCGAGAGCTGGAACCAGTCGCGGCAGGTCACGCGGTTGCCGGTCCAGTTGTGGAAATACTCGTGCGCCACCACCCGGTCGATGTTCTCGTAATCGACATCGGTGGCCACATCCTGCCGTGCCAGTACGTACTTGGTGTTGAAGATATTCAGCCCCTTGTTCTCCATCGCCCCCATGTTGAAGTCGCCGACGGCGACGATCATGTAATGATCGAGATCGCATTCCAGGCCGAAGGTCTGCTCATCCCAGTGCATCGACTTCTTGAGGGCGGCCATGGCGTGCGCGCACTGGTCGAGCTTGCCCGGCTCGACGAAGATCGCCAGCTGGACCTCGCGCCCGGACGCGGTCCGATAGGCGTCGCGCAGCACGTCGAGCCTGGCGGCGACCATGGCGAACAGGTAGCAGGGCTTGGGGAAGGGGTCCTGCCACTTCGCCCAGTGCCGCCCGCCCGCCTCGTCGCCTCTGGCGATGGGATTGCCGTTGGCAAGCAACTGCGGGAACGCCGCCTTGTCGGCATGCAGCGTAACGGTATAGCGCGACATCACATCCGGACGATCCGGAAACCAGGTGATGCGGCGGAAGCCCTGCGCCTCGCACTGGGTGAAATAGCCGTCCGCCGAGCGGTAGAGCCCGGACAGGCGGGTATTGCTATCAGGGTGGATGCGCGTCACCGTTTCCAGGCGGAAGGCGTCCGGCACGTCGGCCAGAGTCAGATGGCCGGCGCCCAGGCGGTAACGCTCGGGCGCCATGGGCACGCCGTCGAGGCTCATGGAGATCAGCTCCAGTTCCTCGCCATCGAGGACCAGCGGGGCATTGGGCGTCTTCGCCGCCGGGTTGCGACGCACCGACAGCTGCGCCGTCACCAGTGTTTCGCCCTTCTGGAAATTGACGTCGAGATCGACCGTGTCGATCAGGAAACTGGGTGGCGCGTAGTCGGCCAGGTTAATGGTTTGCGGGGTATCTTGAGTCATGGGGGCAGTTAGGTTGAAAAAATCGTAGTGTGACAGAAAAAGGGTGTGGATTTCCGGGCGAGCGCGGAGGGAAGCGCATCATTGCTTTGTGTCGTCGGCCTTGCCCGGCTCCCGACCCACGAGTGCATGCACCTCCAGTTTCAGCGCCCTCAGGGAGAGGTTGATATCCACCACGAGGAGGACGAGCGAAGCGATGAGGCAGCTCATGCAGGTGATGAACAGCCCGGTGACCAGCAACGGCGTCTCAAGCTGCAGGCCGGTGCTTGCGAAGAGGACTACGATCAGCAGCGCCGCCATCAGCACGCTGACAGTTGCCAAGGCGATCGAGACGCGGATGATGCCGGCGCGTTTCAGGAGGATCGGGAGCTGCCCCAGAATGGTTTCCCGGTATTCCGGGGCGGAGCTCCGGAGTTCGCGAGTGAGCTGCCGGGTGCGGTCAACGACCCGACCGAACCTGTTCGTCATCGACAGCAGCAGAAGGCCGATGCCCGAGATCAGGATGACGGGTCCGATGGCGAGCTGGATGGTGGGGATGATGTCCTGGAGGAGCATGGTTTTATCCCTGGGTTCAGACGGACATTATGCACTTATGTGGGGTGGCGAGAAGCGGGGAGGCTCGGCGATTATTTGTGGATAAGCTGCTTGGGCGCTTGCGCTTCTGCTTAGTGCCATCTGCAGCCATTCGTGAACAAGCTGCAGACCTTATGTCATTGGAAGCCATAGCTGGCAGGGATGAAGCGTGTTATCTTTTTACATCACCACTTAATTAATATTTTTGGATGCGATAACCTTTTTAGAAAAACATGACAACCCAGAACGAACAAGCTAAAGATATTACGACTACCAATGAAATAGTCGACGAAACTATAGAGGATGAGGACAAGTCTAGTACAGATCTTGCGCTCAAACCTTGGGATCCGAAAGACATTCGTATCACCACCAAGACCTTCACTATTCGAGAAATCTACACTCAAATAACGAGCGAGGATATGGAGCTTGATCTTGCTCCCGATTTTCAACGATCCTTTGTGTGGGGGGACAAACAACAGGTGCGACTAATCGAGTCGATCCTCCTTGGTATCCCACTCCCGGCCTTTTACTTTAACCAGGACAAGTTCGGTGCACATCAGGTGATCGATGGTGTACAGAGACTCACCACCATTAAACTATTTATGTCTGACATGCTGGTACTGAAAACAGAGTATCTGGAGTATCTCTCGCCACTTGGAGGGCAAACATTCTCCACGCTTGACCCAGCCACAAAACGCCGTTTTTCTGGCACTCAAATCGTGGCCCATGTGATTGAGCCTCAGACCCCAGATGAGGTGAAATACGATATCTTTAACAGAGTCAATACTGGGGGAAGTCCGCTTGTTGCACAGGAGATCCGTCACTGTATGAGCAAAACTGGGTCACGCGAGTTCTTACGCAGCCTTGTGGAGAGTCCAAGCTTTGATCAAGTCATGGGTAAGACTTTCTGGAGAACTGACCCATCGGGCGTATTGGTTCGAGACAATAAGCGGATGTCTGACCGGGAAATGGCACTGCGTTTCTGTACCTTTTACACTGTTTCAGTGGAGGATTACTCACGCGCCCCTAGTCTTGATGCGTTTCTTTTGCAGTTTACCCGGCTGATCGATCAACAATCTGACCAGCCTTCTCCTAATTTAGATCTGAGTAAGTTAAGAACCACATTTGAACAGGCGATGCAGAATTGCCACGCCATACTAGGGCGTGGAGCTTTCCGTCGCTGGCCACTTAATTATGGCCGACGCGGCCCTTTGAATAGAGCCATTTTTGAATCACAAGCTATAGCGTTGGCGGACTACTCGCTTGCAGACTTGCTTCCTCACAAAGATGCTATCCAGAAGGCATTTCGTTTCTTATTTGATTTACCCGAATACGACAATTCCGTTCGCTTTGGTACCGGTTCCTACCTTAACGTTGAGCGACGCCTTTCTATGCCTCGTAAAGCACTAGCTAATATTCTCTTATGATCAACGAACTCCTAATACATGGCTTCAAGAGGTTTGTTAAACAAAGATTTTCAATGTCGCCGCTGACGGTTCTTGCTGGTATGAATGGAGCGGGCAAAACTTCTGTAGTGCATGCTCTGCTTCTGATGCGGGAAGCGTCTCGCCGGAATGATAATGTCGTTGAATTAAATGGACCATTCCAATTGGATCTAGGTACGTTTGGAGATATACAGAATTGGGATGCACCTGAATCGGTTCGATTTGAACTGACTGACCAAGGTAATGCTGTACACATTTGGGAATTGGGTGGAAAGCAGACTGCGCTGTATGCGAACGTCAATGTTAGGCCTCAGCTGCCACCGCCAGCCTTTACTGAGGGTATTAGAACGTTCCAATATCTCTCAGCGGAACGTTTTGGTCCACGCAGCATTCTCGGTTCCGCGGCCTTGCCATTCGATGTATTGGAAGTGGGAAGCCGAGGGGAATTTAGTGCCCAACTCTTGTACGCGCTTGATAGCTATCCCATAGATGAGTTGCGTCGTTGCCCCGGAGCAGGAACTGACGATGCAGCGCTACTAAAATTTGAAACTGAACGGTGGCTGTCTAAGATCGCTAAGGCGGTGCAAATCGACGCTGAGACGCTTGCGGGCACAGCGGTTACTGCATTGCGCTTTCGAACACCAGGAGGGGATTGGGTGCGCCCCCCAAATATGGGCTTTGGAGTAACCTATGCGCTTCCCGTTATACTAGCAGGACTGACCGCAGCGAAAGGTGGGCTCCTCATTGTGGAGAACCCAGAAGCGCATTTGCATCCCTCCGGGCAGTCACAGATGGGATACTTCCTCGCGGCTATAGCAGCATCTGGTGTCCAAGTGCTAGTCGAAACCCACTCTGATCATGTCCTCAACGGAATTCGGCGTGCTATCGGTGAACACTGCATTTTGCCTGCTTCACAGGCTACCGTTCATTTCTTCGATGATACGGGCTCTGTTCCCTTGGCCTTTACCGAAACTGGTGGCATTGCTTCTTGGCCCCCCGGTTTCTTCGATCAGTTTCAGTTGGATGTCGCCGCGCTTACCCGCGTGAGGCGTCGGCGCTAAGCAATGCGGTTCGTTATTGATGAAACTAGCTGGCGCTTTGATGGGCTTGAAACTGATCAATGTATTGAGTTCCTTGAATCGATGTTGGATCAGCTTGATATCGCACTCGACCAAGGGCACTCGACTTGTTACTCTGACGAGCTCTTCAATACTATCGTCTATCAAGACAAGTGCTTTTATGACCTCTATGCTTCTGACTCTCCGTTGTATATTTCTAGAGATATACAAGAACGGATTGCAAGCATTTTTTACGGGCTCTCGAAATGGCAGGATATATCATCAGATTGGCCATCATCTTTTGAAATTCAAGTTGATGGCGAACCTAAGGAAGTAGCTGCGTCTGTAGCATGGGCCCACGTGCAGTCATTTCAAAACCCACCCCACCACATCGCTTGTGTGGTTTTCTCCGGTGGTCGTCGATCTGGTCGTTTTGATGTAACCGTTGATATGAAAAAAATCCCCATTTGGTTTGTTGCGGGAAGCCAAAGCTATGTCGATTTTTTCCGCTGGCTCATCGTAGAAAAAACCAAGAATCCTGCTGAAATGGAGGAATTTGCGCCCTCAGCTTTCCCTGCTCTAGATTTTGTTGGTGGAGCATTCAATGGCATCAAAAATATGAGCAAACCATACCTAGAACTCGTGGGGCCACTGGTACGTCACTTGGGAGCTATGTCCGATCACGGAAAGCGCATCTTTCTGGGCCCACGGACCCAGGTTGCTGCGGAGTTTGGAGCGCTTGGAGTGGATGTTTCAGATGAAAATGGAAAAACAAAAGGGAATAGCGAAGCTCGTAAGGAACGGACTATTGAGATTGATGGTAGGGAGATTGTCTTCTGGTGGCATAGCAAA from Sulfurimicrobium lacus carries:
- a CDS encoding antitoxin encodes the protein MMIETRIAKLFKNGASQAVRLPIEFRFEGNEVYVTRDDATGDVVLSNRPGAKTWNAFFELLHEIDVPADFMSERPMNALPQESGIFDDEIPHGKANR
- a CDS encoding FKBP-type peptidyl-prolyl cis-trans isomerase, whose protein sequence is MKKIGTLIAAMSLGFTLGAHAAEPTTAVAETKEVKTPSGIVITTLKEGTGDSPKSTDTVKVHYRGTLTDGKEFDSSYKRGQPARFPLNRVIPCWTEGVQTMKVGGKAKLACPSNLAYGPRGVPGTIPPDAPLVFEVELLEIVR
- a CDS encoding DUF262 domain-containing protein, giving the protein MTTQNEQAKDITTTNEIVDETIEDEDKSSTDLALKPWDPKDIRITTKTFTIREIYTQITSEDMELDLAPDFQRSFVWGDKQQVRLIESILLGIPLPAFYFNQDKFGAHQVIDGVQRLTTIKLFMSDMLVLKTEYLEYLSPLGGQTFSTLDPATKRRFSGTQIVAHVIEPQTPDEVKYDIFNRVNTGGSPLVAQEIRHCMSKTGSREFLRSLVESPSFDQVMGKTFWRTDPSGVLVRDNKRMSDREMALRFCTFYTVSVEDYSRAPSLDAFLLQFTRLIDQQSDQPSPNLDLSKLRTTFEQAMQNCHAILGRGAFRRWPLNYGRRGPLNRAIFESQAIALADYSLADLLPHKDAIQKAFRFLFDLPEYDNSVRFGTGSYLNVERRLSMPRKALANILL
- a CDS encoding DUF2721 domain-containing protein, which encodes MLLQDIIPTIQLAIGPVILISGIGLLLLSMTNRFGRVVDRTRQLTRELRSSAPEYRETILGQLPILLKRAGIIRVSIALATVSVLMAALLIVVLFASTGLQLETPLLVTGLFITCMSCLIASLVLLVVDINLSLRALKLEVHALVGREPGKADDTKQ
- a CDS encoding AAA family ATPase translates to MINELLIHGFKRFVKQRFSMSPLTVLAGMNGAGKTSVVHALLLMREASRRNDNVVELNGPFQLDLGTFGDIQNWDAPESVRFELTDQGNAVHIWELGGKQTALYANVNVRPQLPPPAFTEGIRTFQYLSAERFGPRSILGSAALPFDVLEVGSRGEFSAQLLYALDSYPIDELRRCPGAGTDDAALLKFETERWLSKIAKAVQIDAETLAGTAVTALRFRTPGGDWVRPPNMGFGVTYALPVILAGLTAAKGGLLIVENPEAHLHPSGQSQMGYFLAAIAASGVQVLVETHSDHVLNGIRRAIGEHCILPASQATVHFFDDTGSVPLAFTETGGIASWPPGFFDQFQLDVAALTRVRRRR
- a CDS encoding dienelactone hydrolase family protein, with protein sequence MSKTTTRSNNPDFASLVPNVTFTRRAFVITMLGAGFALATQPVMAETVIKTSAEGLVAGEIKVPVSDGEMVAYRAQPDKGDNFSVILVVSEIFGVHEHIADICRRLAKLGYMAIAPELFARYGDPRKISGIQDILANIVSKVPDAQVMSDLDACEAWAKDHGGDMHRLAITGFCWGGRITWLYAAHNPNLKAAVAWYGRLGGVVSELTPRQPLDLAAQLKAPVLGLYGGQDQGIPLDDVEAMRAAIRKAGGKSEIHVYPDAPHAFNADYRPSYRKDAAEDGWKRMQAWLKKNGM
- a CDS encoding patatin-like phospholipase family protein gives rise to the protein MNLAGLAFSGGGIRSATFNLGVIQALSRFGLLSKFDYLSTVSGGGYIGGWLSALLHRKAAKTEGEVRTVSETTVEAFQACLKTHPDDDCMCGQTDKTVGFSPVEDLSVRYLRCYSNYLSPKLGLSGDMLAAASIFLRNFTLIQLSLISLVATVLLFAHAVAVGSDVFIKDAPWVAAMLEKSAAFLGVDLPHGLGALLGSAWPFVGGALALMFSVWSAGRLLAERGQHYDKPASASRAVSVRVVLPCLVAAWWLSAAAVVRTSEMPLGAGGGIGAAWPWLLAGAAGYLLAWCLGYIASRPGKRESGVDDADGANCEHASCAVLAIAAAVAGALLGLLLFAAACYVKKFAGVAPIDIWHAVAFGPPLFLLGLSFVVTVHIGAARRSFSEDEREWFARLGGFVLLSAVGWALLFALILYAAPFVNWLAGGGLAALGAWAGGSGVGAWFARSPATSGTPGGSPWKEAVTKIAPWLFVAGLVVIVADLTHVALMKFLTWDGYVPPPVADFGIAAASALHQLHQLPLDGTISVLLVVGILFGLITWRLDINLFSLHALYCNRLARAYLGASRASQRKANPFTGFDTADDLPFSELARQRPIPILNTAINMTGGDDLAWQTRRAASFAFTPCWSGYETRSSQGKQLGKYRPTGQYAGDRNLGTLMAVSGAAASPNMGYHTSAAVAALMTAFNLRLGRWCGNPDPDVDPEVWKEVSPAFAAKPIFAELTGSATARADWVNLTDGGHFENLGVYELVRRRCRLIVVTDAGCDPDYEFEDLANLLRKCWTDLGVNIRFDEFEPMHLQANSRYCGAHGAVGRIQYYDGAPDGALIYLKSSLMGDEWPDIRQYADTHEAFPHEATADQFFDENQFEAYRHLGYKVVAKMNRALKAIFGKELQELSIDEWVTKVVPMK
- a CDS encoding type II toxin-antitoxin system VapC family toxin produces the protein MLHMLDTDTASYIIKGKSPAIEAKLAALVPSMVCISVMTRAELLYGLKRLPADHRLHLAVRQFLKIVRILPWDAEAADWYAEIRHQLVSTGQPIGELDMMIAAHSLSAGSVLVTNNSRHYERIEAPLILANWA
- the pepN gene encoding aminopeptidase N, whose translation is MTQDTPQTINLADYAPPSFLIDTVDLDVNFQKGETLVTAQLSVRRNPAAKTPNAPLVLDGEELELISMSLDGVPMAPERYRLGAGHLTLADVPDAFRLETVTRIHPDSNTRLSGLYRSADGYFTQCEAQGFRRITWFPDRPDVMSRYTVTLHADKAAFPQLLANGNPIARGDEAGGRHWAKWQDPFPKPCYLFAMVAARLDVLRDAYRTASGREVQLAIFVEPGKLDQCAHAMAALKKSMHWDEQTFGLECDLDHYMIVAVGDFNMGAMENKGLNIFNTKYVLARQDVATDVDYENIDRVVAHEYFHNWTGNRVTCRDWFQLSLKEGLTVFRDQEFGADVHHRSVARIREVRGLRAAQFPEDSGPMAHPVRPASYIEINNFYTATVYQKGAEVVRMIRTLIGKDAFRRGMDLYFARHDGQAVTCDDFVAAMADASGADFGQFMRWYEQAGTPHVAATGRYDAANRRYILSLRQSCAATPGQPAKQLYHIPVAVGLVGPDGQDLPLCLAGDDSGAPVSQIVLSLRGETQEFVFEDVPVDPVPSLLRDYSAPVVLDYAYSDAELAHLMAHDSDPFNRWEAGQRLANRLIIAATAALGAGGTPTWPVSFAQAAARVLADADTDPAFAAEALSLPGEATLAEQLEVVDPGALHAARNGLRRFLAEQLGAEFRACYARLAPTDGYSPDLVDVGRRALRNVCLGYLCEADSPSSRVLALQQFDSTDNMTDQFASLSVLAQSAGEERQQALDAFYQRWQGEALVVDKWLQVQATSRRASVLNEVRRLVEHPAFDLRNPNKVYALLRAFGSNHVHFHAADGSGYRFLAEQTLKLDAVNPQVASRIARCFDRWRKFDAGRQAHASAALESLRNHAGLSRDVFEIVDKQLQA